One genomic segment of Gemmatimonadota bacterium includes these proteins:
- the secF gene encoding protein translocase subunit SecF: MLRILHDTKIDFIKHWRTAIILTVAFVVLGLGSGVLTGWFSYSIEFTGGTLLQLEFKEAPDAARLRAAVDKAGIKGAEIQQFGSPTSYTIKAQDEASVAAQDAGAEGVSKTITDALTAELGAGSFEVADRMAVGPRVGSELRRGAIVAILISFLVTMAYLAIRFEWRFGVSAVIATAHDILATLAFIKLIDLEVSLTVIAAILTVVGYSLNDTIIIFDRVRENLRKKRKEPLYDTLNRSVNETLPRSVLTHGTTLAATMSLLIFGGEVIRPFAWVMSFGIFTGTFSSIFVASPILMWVEAKWPRENDVRGAAAPAKA, encoded by the coding sequence ATGCTGCGCATCCTCCACGACACCAAGATCGATTTCATCAAGCACTGGCGCACGGCCATCATCCTGACCGTCGCCTTCGTCGTGCTCGGTCTCGGCTCCGGCGTCTTGACGGGCTGGTTCAGCTACTCCATCGAGTTCACCGGCGGGACGCTCCTCCAGCTCGAGTTCAAGGAGGCCCCGGATGCGGCGCGCCTGCGCGCGGCGGTGGACAAGGCCGGGATCAAGGGCGCGGAGATCCAGCAGTTCGGATCGCCGACGTCGTACACGATCAAGGCACAGGACGAGGCCAGCGTGGCGGCGCAGGATGCGGGCGCCGAGGGCGTCTCGAAGACCATCACCGACGCGCTCACCGCAGAGCTCGGCGCCGGCAGCTTCGAGGTCGCCGATCGCATGGCCGTCGGGCCGCGCGTGGGCAGCGAGCTCCGTCGCGGTGCGATCGTCGCGATCCTCATCTCGTTCCTCGTCACGATGGCGTACCTCGCCATCCGCTTCGAGTGGCGCTTCGGCGTCTCGGCCGTGATCGCGACGGCACACGACATCCTCGCGACGCTCGCGTTCATCAAGCTGATCGATCTCGAGGTCTCGCTCACGGTCATCGCGGCGATCCTCACCGTGGTGGGCTATTCCCTGAACGACACGATCATCATCTTCGACCGCGTGCGCGAGAACCTGCGCAAGAAGCGGAAGGAGCCGCTGTACGACACGTTGAACCGCTCGGTGAACGAGACGCTACCGCGTTCCGTCCTCACGCACGGGACGACGCTCGCGGCGACGATGTCGCTGCTGATCTTCGGGGGCGAGGTCATCCGGCCGTTCGCCTGGGTCATGAGCTTCGGCATCTTCACCGGTACCTTCTCGTCGATCTTCGTCGCCTCGCCGATCCTGATGTGGGTCGAGGCGAAGTGGCCGCGCGAGAATGACGTGCGCGGCGCGGCGGCCCCGGCCAAGGCCTGA
- a CDS encoding TatD family hydrolase, with protein sequence MPARLDPEPRRDEHAGASSSPLPFIDSHAHIAAEGFDEDREAVLGRLHDAGGQGVICIGESLEAARRANTLAAGHPGRIWWTAGVHPHDAAGYDPGTDGPVIRQAMRDGAVAVGECGLDYHYDHSPRPLQRRAFADQLALAKETGRPVVLHTRDAEEDTTAMLREAGDAGIRGVLHCYTGSLALAEVGLAAGWSVSFSGIVTFKKWDDLDLLRLVPADRLLVESDSPYLAPVPFRGKRNEPAWCAYTLRRLAEVRAVDPAVLAAQVLGNTRRLFALD encoded by the coding sequence TTGCCCGCCCGGCTCGACCCGGAGCCCCGGCGCGACGAGCACGCCGGGGCTTCGTCGTCTCCGCTCCCCTTCATCGACTCGCACGCCCACATCGCCGCTGAGGGCTTTGACGAGGACCGCGAGGCCGTATTGGGCCGCCTGCATGACGCCGGTGGCCAGGGCGTGATCTGCATCGGAGAGTCGCTCGAGGCCGCCAGGCGGGCGAATACGCTCGCCGCGGGGCATCCCGGGCGCATCTGGTGGACCGCCGGCGTCCATCCGCACGATGCGGCCGGGTACGACCCCGGCACCGACGGCCCGGTGATCCGCCAGGCCATGCGCGACGGGGCGGTCGCCGTGGGCGAATGCGGACTCGACTACCACTACGACCACTCCCCGCGACCGCTCCAGCGGCGCGCGTTCGCCGACCAGCTCGCGCTCGCCAAGGAGACGGGGCGGCCCGTCGTCCTCCACACGCGCGATGCCGAGGAGGACACGACGGCGATGCTCCGCGAGGCGGGTGACGCCGGCATCCGCGGGGTGCTGCACTGCTACACTGGCTCCCTCGCCCTCGCGGAGGTCGGGCTCGCCGCCGGCTGGTCCGTCTCGTTCAGCGGGATCGTGACGTTCAAGAAGTGGGACGACCTCGACCTGCTCCGGCTCGTTCCCGCCGACCGGCTGCTCGTCGAGAGCGACAGCCCGTATCTCGCTCCGGTCCCGTTCCGCGGCAAGCGCAACGAGCCGGCCTGGTGTGCGTATACGCTTCGGCGGCTCGCCGAGGTGCGCGCCGTGGATCCCGCGGTGCTCGCGGCGCAGGTGCTGGGCAACACCCGACGGTTGTTCGCGCTGGACTGA
- a CDS encoding formate--tetrahydrofolate ligase: protein MSVPSDIAIAQAATLRPITDVAAEIGLGPDDLDLYGKYKAKVALGLTTRPAKGKLVIVTAINPTAAGEGKTTTSVGLAQALRRIGTNAVLCIREPSLGPVFGVKGGAAGGGYAQVLPMDDINLHFTGDFHAISSAHALLSAMLDNHLQQGNALNIDPRRITWPRTIDMNDRALRKVIIGLGGPSEGVVREERFVIIPASEIMAIVALATSASDLEQRLGNIIVGSTYGADRKPVYARDLKAHGAMAMLLKDAIRPNLVQTLEGGPAFVHAGPFGNIAHGCNSILATRAALAVGDVVVTEAGFGSDLGAEKFFDIKCRFGGITPEAAVLVATIRALKMNGGAKKTELASEDLAALRKGVVNLEHHIQNVRQFGMELVVAINRFGTDTDAELAIVREAAEKAGARVALCEVFAKGGEGGEALAREVLDILKGGKSRYAPLYDASRPIKEKIDTIVRKVYGGEGADYSAKADRAIAYLESIGLAETPICMAKTQYSLSDDATKLGRPSGFRVTVNDVYPVAGAGFIVAQCGEIMTMPGLPKAPAAEKMAIHPDGSISGLF, encoded by the coding sequence ATGAGCGTTCCCTCCGACATCGCGATCGCGCAGGCAGCGACCCTTCGCCCCATCACCGACGTCGCGGCCGAGATCGGCCTCGGCCCCGACGACCTCGACCTCTACGGCAAGTACAAGGCGAAGGTCGCGCTCGGACTCACCACCCGGCCCGCGAAAGGCAAGCTGGTGATCGTCACGGCGATCAACCCGACCGCCGCCGGAGAGGGCAAGACGACGACCTCCGTGGGGCTCGCGCAGGCGTTGCGCAGGATCGGCACGAACGCCGTGCTCTGCATCCGCGAGCCTTCGCTCGGCCCCGTCTTCGGCGTGAAGGGTGGCGCCGCCGGCGGCGGGTACGCGCAGGTCCTGCCGATGGACGACATCAACCTGCATTTCACGGGCGACTTCCACGCCATCTCGTCGGCGCATGCGCTCCTGAGCGCGATGCTCGACAACCACCTCCAGCAGGGCAACGCGCTCAACATCGACCCGCGTCGCATCACCTGGCCGCGGACGATCGACATGAACGACCGCGCCCTCCGGAAGGTGATCATCGGCCTCGGCGGCCCCAGCGAGGGAGTGGTCCGCGAGGAGCGCTTCGTGATCATCCCCGCGTCGGAGATCATGGCGATCGTCGCGCTCGCGACCTCCGCGTCCGATCTCGAACAACGCCTCGGCAACATCATCGTCGGCTCCACGTACGGCGCCGACCGCAAGCCGGTTTACGCCCGCGACCTCAAGGCGCACGGTGCCATGGCGATGCTGCTGAAGGACGCCATCCGCCCGAACCTCGTGCAGACGCTCGAGGGTGGGCCCGCCTTCGTCCATGCCGGGCCGTTCGGCAACATCGCGCACGGCTGCAACTCCATCCTCGCCACCCGCGCCGCGCTCGCCGTCGGCGACGTCGTCGTGACCGAGGCCGGGTTCGGGTCCGACCTGGGCGCGGAGAAGTTCTTCGACATCAAGTGCCGCTTCGGGGGCATCACGCCCGAGGCCGCGGTGCTCGTCGCGACCATCCGCGCGCTCAAGATGAACGGCGGCGCGAAGAAGACCGAACTCGCCTCCGAGGACCTCGCCGCGCTCCGGAAGGGGGTCGTGAACCTCGAGCACCACATCCAGAATGTGCGCCAGTTCGGGATGGAACTCGTGGTCGCGATCAACCGCTTCGGCACCGACACCGATGCCGAACTGGCGATCGTGCGGGAGGCCGCGGAGAAGGCCGGCGCGCGCGTGGCCCTCTGCGAGGTCTTCGCCAAGGGTGGGGAAGGCGGCGAGGCGCTCGCGCGCGAGGTGCTCGACATCCTCAAGGGCGGCAAGTCGCGCTACGCGCCGCTCTACGACGCGTCGCGTCCGATCAAGGAGAAGATCGACACGATCGTGCGGAAGGTCTACGGCGGCGAGGGCGCCGACTACAGCGCCAAGGCCGACCGCGCCATCGCGTACCTCGAGAGCATCGGCCTCGCCGAGACGCCGATCTGCATGGCGAAGACGCAGTACTCGCTCTCCGACGACGCGACGAAGCTCGGCCGCCCCTCGGGGTTCCGCGTGACCGTCAACGACGTCTACCCGGTCGCCGGCGCCGGCTTCATCGTGGCGCAGTGCGGCGAGATCATGACCATGCCGGGCCTCCCGAAGGCACCGGCCGCCGAGAAGATGGCCATCCATCCGGATGGCTCGATCTCGGGCCTCTTCTAG
- a CDS encoding RidA family protein, whose product MPIQTLSTEQAPAAIGPYSQATIAGGFLFTAGQIPLDPRTMDVVPGDVVPQTQQVLANLQQVLAKAGCTWKDVVKTTVFLQDMADFPRFNEVYAAALGDARPARSTVQVAALPRGVSVEVELIAKLP is encoded by the coding sequence ATGCCCATCCAGACCCTCAGCACCGAGCAGGCCCCCGCCGCCATCGGCCCGTACAGCCAGGCGACCATCGCCGGCGGCTTCCTCTTCACAGCGGGACAGATCCCCCTCGACCCGAGGACCATGGACGTCGTCCCGGGCGATGTCGTGCCGCAGACGCAGCAGGTCCTCGCGAACCTGCAGCAGGTGCTGGCGAAGGCCGGCTGCACCTGGAAGGACGTCGTGAAGACGACGGTCTTCCTGCAGGACATGGCCGACTTCCCGCGGTTCAACGAGGTCTACGCCGCCGCCCTCGGCGACGCACGTCCCGCGCGCTCGACGGTGCAGGTCGCGGCGCTCCCGCGCGGCGTGAGCGTCGAGGTCGAGCTGATTGCGAAGCTGCCGTAG
- the selD gene encoding selenide, water dikinase SelD: MGPGDLSAALAPLPREDDPRLLVGRETFDDAGVFRLSDDLALVQTVDFFAPIVDDPYRFGRIAAANALSDVFAMGGEPLTAMNIVGFPEKALPLSVLTEILRGGQDAVHEAGARIVGGHTVTDEELKYGLSVTGRVHPDRILSNAHARPGDVLLLTKPIGTGILATAGKRGALTPEQDERLYHTMSTLNAAASRAAVAVGARCATDITGFGLLGHAMHVARASAVRLVIAVQTVPLLDGARELLAAGHATGGAKRNAEWVAPEVDWNDTGEEWRALLCDPQTSGGLLVALAPERVAAYRERMSDAVVIGAVEEWHEGARIRLH, encoded by the coding sequence ATGGGTCCGGGTGACCTGTCCGCCGCGCTCGCGCCGCTGCCGCGCGAAGATGATCCCCGCCTCCTCGTCGGTCGCGAGACCTTCGACGACGCGGGGGTGTTCCGGCTGTCCGACGACCTCGCGCTCGTCCAGACGGTCGACTTCTTCGCGCCCATCGTCGACGACCCGTATCGGTTCGGACGCATCGCGGCGGCGAACGCGCTGTCCGACGTCTTCGCGATGGGCGGGGAACCGCTCACGGCGATGAACATCGTCGGGTTCCCGGAGAAGGCGCTTCCGCTGAGCGTCCTCACCGAGATCCTCCGCGGCGGCCAGGACGCCGTGCACGAGGCGGGGGCGCGCATCGTGGGGGGGCACACGGTCACCGACGAAGAGCTGAAGTACGGGCTCTCCGTCACCGGGCGCGTGCATCCGGATCGGATCCTCTCCAATGCGCACGCGCGTCCCGGCGATGTGCTGCTCCTCACCAAGCCGATCGGCACCGGGATCCTCGCGACGGCCGGCAAGCGCGGGGCGCTCACGCCGGAGCAGGACGAACGGCTCTACCACACGATGAGCACGCTGAACGCCGCGGCGTCGCGCGCCGCGGTCGCCGTCGGTGCGCGTTGCGCGACGGACATCACCGGCTTCGGGCTCCTCGGGCACGCGATGCATGTCGCACGCGCAAGCGCCGTCCGACTCGTCATCGCGGTCCAAACCGTCCCGCTCCTCGACGGGGCGCGCGAGCTCCTCGCCGCCGGGCATGCGACCGGCGGCGCGAAGCGGAACGCCGAGTGGGTCGCGCCGGAGGTCGACTGGAACGACACCGGTGAGGAATGGCGCGCCCTGCTGTGCGATCCGCAGACCTCCGGCGGATTGCTCGTCGCCCTCGCGCCGGAGCGTGTCGCCGCGTATCGTGAGCGGATGAGCGACGCGGTCGTGATCGGCGCCGTCGAGGAGTGGCACGAGGGCGCACGCATCCGGCTGCACTGA
- a CDS encoding carboxypeptidase regulatory-like domain-containing protein: MGSIPTRSRQRALGALLAAATLSLGGSAAEAQVVRGVVLAADSIAVAPSVIVTASDPRGPLLGRAVTDARGEFQMTLGAPGRVIVRALRVGFRPTETAVHELGATDTVTVRIVLAPEPVRLSAITVRRSDPCGARDDARARVAVVWEEARKALVLTNTARIRDPLVAEWTVYDRQLDSLGVRVIDQSVQRTRAPSERPFRSWAADSLARAGFIVEDEAGVSYHAPDADVLLSDAFAATHCFQLVDGEPGDGRIGVRFRPVDQARTRREVEGTLWLDRETAELRNLEYAYTGLPQAAAPAEAGGRVEFQRIADGAWLVTRWWIRMPELERRIPSRVTGGRIRVVGPSIVLKGVKVVGGEVTRVERGAAAVYRATGASLAVRVTLPDGEDPARRSEARVTLAGTDYEAVVDSAGIARFPLVLPGRYRVAVNSPALMVDHDPPVLAEVAVHGDSLHWLPVQLPRRRMTAAALGLVPRTSVRAEVEFTVTDSLGRPIAGVEIGAVDAAAREYRLRSDSLGRAVLTALPLGEMRVEARSPGYHLAYGMVTVAEGLTPATVLLERTQGGTVLEAVRIEAAADERARYGAFEARRRAGVATATITSEQILRRNPVNAWQMLLNVSAVDLVEGPEGAQPASRRAKTPGWMNVQPCWMRMAIDGVLLPDVPVNLRDRMPPVSEIHGIEVFAGPASIPSEYVGDQRNMFCGLIVVWTR; this comes from the coding sequence GTGGGTTCGATTCCCACACGCTCCCGCCAGCGCGCGCTCGGCGCCCTTCTCGCCGCGGCGACGCTCTCCCTTGGCGGAAGCGCCGCGGAGGCGCAGGTGGTGCGCGGTGTCGTCCTCGCGGCCGACTCGATCGCCGTCGCCCCGTCTGTGATCGTGACTGCGAGCGATCCGCGAGGTCCGCTCCTCGGCCGGGCGGTGACCGATGCGCGGGGCGAGTTCCAGATGACGCTCGGCGCGCCGGGCCGCGTGATCGTTCGCGCGCTCCGCGTCGGCTTCCGCCCCACCGAGACCGCGGTGCACGAGCTCGGCGCGACCGATACCGTCACCGTCCGGATCGTGCTCGCTCCGGAGCCGGTGCGGCTGAGCGCCATCACCGTGCGGCGGAGCGACCCGTGCGGCGCCCGCGACGATGCCCGCGCGCGTGTCGCCGTCGTTTGGGAGGAGGCGCGCAAGGCGCTCGTGCTCACCAACACGGCCCGTATCCGCGACCCCCTCGTCGCCGAATGGACGGTCTACGATCGTCAGCTCGACTCCCTCGGCGTGCGTGTCATCGATCAGAGCGTGCAACGGACCCGTGCCCCCAGCGAGCGACCGTTCCGCAGCTGGGCGGCCGACTCGCTCGCGCGCGCCGGGTTCATCGTCGAGGACGAGGCCGGGGTCTCGTATCACGCGCCGGACGCGGACGTCCTGCTCTCCGACGCATTCGCGGCGACGCACTGCTTCCAGCTCGTCGATGGCGAGCCCGGCGATGGACGGATCGGCGTGCGCTTCCGGCCCGTCGACCAGGCGCGCACGCGACGGGAGGTGGAGGGTACGCTCTGGCTCGATCGCGAGACGGCCGAACTGCGCAACCTCGAATACGCGTATACCGGACTGCCCCAAGCCGCCGCCCCGGCCGAAGCGGGAGGGCGCGTGGAGTTCCAGCGGATCGCGGACGGCGCCTGGCTCGTCACGCGCTGGTGGATCCGCATGCCGGAGCTCGAGCGCCGCATCCCGAGTCGCGTCACTGGCGGACGCATCCGCGTCGTCGGCCCCTCCATCGTGCTCAAGGGGGTGAAGGTCGTGGGTGGCGAGGTCACCCGCGTCGAACGGGGCGCCGCCGCCGTCTATCGCGCCACCGGCGCGTCGCTCGCGGTTCGTGTCACCCTCCCCGACGGCGAGGATCCCGCGCGGCGTTCCGAGGCACGGGTGACGCTGGCGGGGACCGACTACGAGGCGGTGGTCGATTCCGCGGGCATCGCGCGCTTCCCGCTGGTGCTCCCCGGCCGCTACCGCGTGGCAGTCAACTCACCGGCCCTGATGGTCGACCACGATCCTCCGGTTCTGGCCGAGGTCGCGGTGCACGGCGATTCGTTGCACTGGCTCCCCGTGCAGTTGCCGCGGCGGCGCATGACGGCGGCCGCGCTCGGTCTTGTCCCGCGCACCAGCGTGCGCGCCGAGGTCGAGTTCACCGTCACCGATTCGCTCGGCCGGCCCATCGCCGGCGTCGAGATCGGGGCGGTGGATGCGGCGGCGCGGGAGTATCGACTCCGCTCCGACTCGCTCGGTCGCGCGGTGCTCACGGCGCTTCCCCTCGGCGAGATGCGTGTCGAGGCGCGCAGCCCCGGCTACCACCTCGCGTACGGGATGGTGACGGTCGCGGAGGGGCTGACGCCGGCTACGGTGCTCCTGGAGCGGACGCAGGGCGGCACCGTGCTCGAGGCGGTTCGGATCGAGGCGGCGGCCGACGAACGAGCGCGCTATGGTGCGTTCGAGGCGCGCCGGCGCGCCGGCGTCGCCACCGCGACGATCACGAGCGAGCAGATCCTGCGGCGGAACCCGGTCAACGCGTGGCAGATGCTGCTCAACGTGAGCGCCGTGGACCTCGTCGAGGGACCGGAAGGCGCTCAGCCCGCCTCGCGGCGCGCGAAGACGCCGGGTTGGATGAACGTCCAGCCCTGCTGGATGCGCATGGCGATCGATGGCGTGCTCCTGCCGGACGTGCCGGTCAACCTCAGGGACCGGATGCCACCGGTCTCGGAGATCCACGGCATCGAGGTGTTCGCCGGCCCCGCTTCGATCCCGAGCGAGTACGTCGGGGACCAGCGGAACATGTTCTGCGGACTCATCGTCGTCTGGACGCGTTGA
- a CDS encoding UDP-2,3-diacylglucosamine diphosphatase, translated as MLPAPCYVLSDAHLGAAPAETERDLLSFLRALPGDAKSLVINGDLFDFWFEWRHAVPRAGVRVLGELARIRESGIPVLWVAGNHDCWGGEVLREDLGLDYHVGPWRGVAGGWDTLIEHGDGLRVNEDAPYRRLRAVLRHPLSVKAFRLLHPDVGTWVALRSSHTSRNMRPRDGGEGLRLVADQRLAAPAAPALLIFGHSHVTTLERLQGRAFANPGAWMDVPRFLRVVPEQVELCRWTGTARVVEATLARDA; from the coding sequence ATGCTCCCCGCCCCCTGCTATGTACTCTCCGACGCGCACCTGGGTGCCGCCCCCGCGGAGACCGAGCGTGACCTGCTCTCGTTCCTGCGGGCCCTGCCGGGGGACGCGAAGTCGCTCGTCATCAACGGGGACCTGTTCGACTTCTGGTTCGAGTGGCGGCACGCCGTGCCGCGCGCCGGCGTGCGGGTGCTCGGCGAGCTCGCCCGCATCCGCGAGTCGGGCATCCCGGTGCTGTGGGTCGCCGGCAATCACGACTGTTGGGGCGGCGAGGTGCTCCGCGAGGACCTGGGTCTGGACTATCACGTCGGGCCCTGGCGCGGCGTCGCGGGTGGATGGGACACGCTCATCGAGCACGGCGACGGACTTCGCGTGAACGAGGACGCGCCGTACCGTCGGCTGCGCGCCGTGCTCCGCCACCCGCTGAGCGTCAAGGCGTTCCGCCTCCTGCACCCGGACGTCGGCACCTGGGTGGCGCTCCGCAGTTCGCATACGAGCCGCAACATGCGCCCGCGAGACGGGGGCGAGGGCCTGCGGCTGGTCGCCGATCAACGGCTGGCGGCCCCGGCGGCTCCGGCGCTCCTGATCTTCGGACACTCGCATGTCACGACGCTCGAGCGCCTGCAGGGGCGAGCGTTCGCGAATCCCGGCGCCTGGATGGACGTCCCCCGTTTCCTTCGGGTAGTTCCCGAGCAGGTGGAGCTCTGTCGCTGGACCGGCACCGCGCGGGTCGTCGAGGCGACACTCGCGCGCGACGCATAG
- a CDS encoding acyl-CoA thioesterase, whose amino-acid sequence MITASEVRVRYGETDQMGVAYHANYLVWCEVGRTDFIRALGFTYAEMERQGIMLAVAEATLRYHASARYDDLVRIETRLESVQSRSMTFRYDITRIAAPGDDTGERLVTASTMLVSVAPGGKLVALPAHIRQLLSGARGTDD is encoded by the coding sequence ATGATCACCGCGTCAGAGGTACGCGTCCGCTACGGCGAGACCGACCAGATGGGCGTCGCCTATCACGCCAACTACCTCGTCTGGTGCGAGGTCGGCCGCACCGACTTCATCCGCGCGCTGGGTTTCACCTACGCCGAGATGGAGCGGCAGGGCATCATGCTCGCCGTCGCGGAGGCGACGCTCCGCTATCATGCCAGTGCGAGGTACGACGACCTCGTCCGGATCGAGACGCGGCTCGAGAGCGTGCAGTCCCGGAGCATGACCTTCCGCTACGACATCACGCGCATCGCCGCCCCCGGCGACGACACGGGGGAGCGCCTCGTGACCGCCTCGACGATGCTCGTGTCCGTCGCGCCGGGGGGAAAGCTCGTGGCCCTCCCGGCCCACATCCGCCAGCTGCTCTCTGGCGCGCGCGGTACCGACGATTGA
- the rfaE2 gene encoding D-glycero-beta-D-manno-heptose 1-phosphate adenylyltransferase, with protein sequence MTRAEAARWRAAQSGAVVFTNGVFDLLHPGHIDVLTGARAQGDLLIVGVNSDASVRRLGKGPERPVRSEAERAYVLAGLAAVDAVVVFDEDTPLELVRALEPDVIVKGGDYAPESVVGADLVRARGGRVVIIPLTPGQSTTSIIHRLRA encoded by the coding sequence ATGACACGCGCCGAGGCGGCGCGGTGGCGCGCCGCCCAGTCGGGCGCGGTCGTCTTCACGAACGGCGTCTTCGACCTCCTGCACCCCGGCCACATCGACGTGCTCACGGGCGCGCGCGCGCAGGGCGATCTCCTCATCGTCGGCGTCAACAGCGATGCGTCCGTGCGGCGACTCGGGAAGGGGCCGGAGCGTCCGGTGCGGTCGGAAGCCGAACGCGCGTACGTGCTCGCCGGGCTCGCCGCCGTCGATGCCGTGGTCGTGTTCGACGAGGACACCCCGCTCGAACTCGTGCGTGCGCTCGAGCCCGACGTCATCGTCAAGGGCGGTGACTATGCGCCCGAGAGCGTCGTCGGCGCCGACCTGGTCCGGGCGCGCGGCGGCCGCGTCGTCATCATCCCGCTCACCCCGGGACAGTCCACCACCTCGATCATCCACCGACTCCGTGCCTGA
- the rph gene encoding ribonuclease PH translates to MRPRASSAPTWSGRAAAASSSSRSPRDSPPPRSSTDSVPETLVRPGGRAPHALRPISLQRGAVPNAEGSCLVAFGSTRVLCAVSVEDGVPGWKKGKGEGWLTAEYSMLPRATHTRSPRERGQVGGRTHEIQRLIGRSVRAMLDDFKFGEFTLKVDCDVLQADGGTRTAAITGAAVAVVDAFDWMVRTERIAASPVRRLVAAVSVGLVDGTPIVDLEYSEDVRAEVDANVVMSSEGRFVEVQGTGEHGTFARGDLDQLLDLASAGILALDGAQRAALGFT, encoded by the coding sequence ATGCGCCCGAGAGCGTCGTCGGCGCCGACCTGGTCCGGGCGCGCGGCGGCCGCGTCGTCATCATCCCGCTCACCCCGGGACAGTCCACCACCTCGATCATCCACCGACTCCGTGCCTGAGACTCTCGTACGTCCCGGCGGCCGTGCGCCGCATGCGCTCCGCCCCATCTCGCTGCAGCGCGGCGCCGTGCCCAACGCCGAGGGCTCCTGTCTCGTCGCCTTCGGCAGCACCCGCGTGCTCTGCGCCGTCAGCGTCGAGGATGGCGTACCCGGCTGGAAGAAGGGGAAGGGCGAGGGCTGGCTGACCGCCGAGTACTCGATGCTGCCGCGGGCGACGCACACGCGCTCTCCGCGAGAGCGCGGCCAGGTCGGCGGACGCACGCACGAGATCCAGCGACTGATCGGCCGGAGCGTCCGCGCGATGCTGGATGACTTCAAGTTCGGCGAGTTCACGCTCAAGGTCGATTGTGATGTGCTGCAGGCGGATGGCGGCACGCGCACCGCGGCCATCACCGGCGCCGCGGTCGCGGTCGTCGACGCGTTCGACTGGATGGTGCGCACCGAGCGCATCGCGGCGTCGCCGGTGCGGCGGCTCGTGGCCGCAGTGAGCGTCGGCCTCGTCGACGGCACGCCGATCGTGGACCTCGAGTACTCCGAGGACGTGCGCGCCGAGGTCGACGCGAACGTCGTGATGAGCAGCGAGGGGCGGTTCGTCGAGGTGCAGGGGACCGGTGAGCACGGCACCTTCGCGCGTGGCGACCTCGATCAACTGCTCGATCTCGCGTCCGCAGGCATCCTGGCGCTCGACGGGGCGCAGCGCGCCGCCCTCGGCTTCACTTGA
- a CDS encoding non-canonical purine NTP pyrophosphatase codes for MTVTPRVWARVVLATRNPGKARELHALFASIGVTLEDLDAAGLGAVDAAGLGAVDAAEETLESYPTFEENARAKARWFAARLPGCLVIADDSGLEVDALGGAPGVHSKRWSGSTVAGAALEAANNVALQRALEGKATRSARYVSVVVATDGTREYVARGECRGRILDAAEGTNGFGYDPFFFSDDLGESFGAASREEKSAVSHRGRAFRALVEQLVA; via the coding sequence TTGACCGTGACGCCGCGCGTGTGGGCGCGCGTGGTGCTCGCGACGCGCAATCCAGGGAAGGCACGCGAGCTGCACGCGCTCTTCGCCTCCATCGGCGTGACGCTCGAGGACCTCGACGCGGCCGGTCTCGGCGCCGTGGACGCGGCCGGTCTCGGCGCCGTGGACGCGGCCGAGGAGACGCTCGAGTCGTATCCGACCTTCGAGGAGAATGCGCGCGCCAAGGCGCGGTGGTTCGCCGCGCGACTGCCCGGGTGCCTCGTCATCGCCGATGACTCTGGGCTCGAGGTCGATGCGCTGGGCGGTGCCCCCGGCGTACACAGCAAACGGTGGTCGGGTAGCACGGTCGCGGGAGCGGCCCTCGAGGCGGCGAACAACGTCGCGCTGCAGCGCGCGCTGGAGGGGAAGGCGACGCGCAGTGCGCGTTACGTGTCGGTGGTCGTCGCGACGGACGGGACGCGGGAGTATGTCGCGCGCGGCGAGTGCCGGGGGCGCATCCTCGACGCGGCCGAGGGGACGAACGGATTCGGCTACGATCCGTTCTTCTTCAGCGATGACCTCGGCGAATCGTTCGGCGCCGCATCGCGCGAGGAGAAATCGGCGGTGAGTCACCGCGGTCGCGCGTTCCGGGCCTTGGTCGAGCAACTCGTCGCCTAG